One Brassica napus cultivar Da-Ae chromosome C2, Da-Ae, whole genome shotgun sequence DNA window includes the following coding sequences:
- the LOC111211442 gene encoding uncharacterized protein LOC111211442, which translates to MGDSVPLKLALPELKYPIGSQPKQKSAINQYSGSEYISIVDSILKPDEMIRVRGSFLGPIMKLSERGLKLSAKMVYAILTRSIVSVKENEAWFHFGAQPMRFSIREFHMMTGLKCSGALEGPRRETDRFNWELLKGRSHKLSDVVEQLRNTREDASEERVCLAMLILVESILLRKSKGGSFPLEYAKNAQDMTYPWGKEAYIVLLKSIQNAVANHLENKSKFELQGYPLVFLLWILESIPLLRNKFSKCVPTVEVPGPTYLCEKYTEVENPSLDRVLQVEADTKLKVHCILPSIPHDPEDDISIEDKYSDELETLKDVTKKGYKLTADDWENRCVDTFETLDALIQMMANKETGQASTPIDEDSVNEKVNRIIEVMEENLKSMKDRMSLLEEENMHLRARVSELEGNNNVFPTNVTQQRSSGTPLSPMSHTQPSSETPLSPMSQQPNLTHEETMIESAASPKSQQNEDYTQPSSETPLSPMSQQPNLTHEETMIESAASPKSQQNEDYTQPSSETPLSPMRQ; encoded by the exons atgggAGATTCAGTACCTCTAAAACTAGCACTGCCAGAGCTGAAGTATCCTATTGGTTCACAGCCAAAGCAAAAGTCAGCAATCAACCAATATTCCGGCTCAGAGTATATCTCCATTGTTGACAGCATCCTAAAACCAGATGAGATGATAAGAGTCCGAGGATCATTTCTGGGACCTATAATGAAGCTCAGTGAGAGAGGATTGAAGTTATCAGCAAAGATGGTCTACGCCATTCTCACTAGAAGCATCGTTTCTGTCAAGGAGAATGAAGCCTGGTTCCATTTCGGTGCGCAGCCAATGAGGTTCTCTATAAGAGAATTTCATATGATGACAGGCTTGAAATGTAGTGGTGCATTAGAAGGACCACGAAGGGAAACCGATAGATTTAATTGGGAATTGCTAAAGGGGCGTAGTCATAAGTTAAGTGACGTGGTGGAACAGCtcagaaacacaagagaagatgcTTCTGAGGAGAGAGTATGCCTCGCAATGCTCATCCTGGTAGAGAGCATATTATTGCGGAAGAGCAAAGGAGGGAGTTTTCCTTTGGAATATGCGAAAAATGCACAGGATATGACATATCCATGGGGGAAAGAGGCTTACATTGTGCTCCTGAAGTCAATTCAAAACGCTGTCGCGAATCATTTGGAGAATAAATCCAAATTTGagttgcaaggttatcctctagTATTCCTTCTTTGGATACTAGAGTCGATTCCTTTGCTAAGGAATAAGTTCAGTAAGTGTGTACCAACAGTTGAGGTTCCTGGGCCGACTTACTTGTGTGAAAAATACACTGAGGTAGAGAATCCATCACTTGATAGGGTTTTACAGGTTGAAGCTGATACAAAG CTGAAGGTCCATTGCATACTACCTTCTATTCCTCATGATCCAGAAGATGATATCTCCATTGAAGACAAATATAGTGACGAGCTGGAAACACTGAAAGATGTAACAAAGAAAGGGTACAAGCTTACAGCCGATGACTGGGAAAATAGGTGTGTAGACACATTTGAAACATTGGATGCTCTTATTCAAATGATGGCAAATAAGGAGACTGGCCAAGCTTCTACTCCGATTGATGAGGATTCAGtaaatgaaaaagtgaacaggatCATCGAGGTAATGGAGGAGAATCTGAAGAGCATGAAGGATCGAATGTCATTACTGGAAGAAGAAAACATGCATCTTAGAGCCCGTGTGTCAGAGTTGGAAGGAAACAACAATGTTTTTCCCACTAACGTGACACAACAG CGATCCAGTGGgacacctttatctccaatgtctcacacgcaaccatcgagtgagacgcctttatctccaatgtctcaacagcctaatttgacacatgag GAGACAATGATTGAATCAGCTGCATCTCCAAAGTCTCAACAAAATGAG GATTACACGCAACCATCGAGTGAGacgcctttatctccaatgtctcaacagcctaatttgacacatg
- the LOC106451708 gene encoding uncharacterized protein LOC106451708 isoform X1, with amino-acid sequence MNESDDDTPALDTQVFSPNLTKEKETSESPAERPSNPNQDGKPDDEIVREKLTRESPAAQSQVSQKETVEMNETPSSPIAPKSIETPVYTPSQTQQIEREPSDDTPALDSQVFTPNLTKERETQTSTDETPPKTNQEEGKTNDEIVIESPAAQTQVLQKETLEMNETPSSPISPKSIEAQVFTPIQKQQTVTEGTYEATQPLTEIISANNKKEDTHAVHHTPSSPLSSLIALVIEENKNALSETETATQYFSPSEGEETQSSRKNQAEENLKDTTKHTTELVSTDVSKTQPLTQPLTQPLTQQTQHLQTSEGEQSDETPSEQNQAEENLKDTTEPTTELVSTEPTTEPTTEHVSKIPPITQKTEHLQTSAIDFSETNEVEVSRLLAHFQIGAEVEILSTDDEIWYPGKVVDLKLCEGLEELTVEYTTLFADQHRLQKLQDTITADKIRPATPTSDQKSFEMMDKVEVFYNNGWSSGQISMVLGDNTYSVCLYTSMETILFKHSDLRIHREWKDGVWKMADKVKPDKKRKAAASSQNSGMDNVFLRRSERVPKRSRDTKTPFKSDRNPALTVIPEIIPAVDPFSTPAEHKLSRLQNWMTLKPGMHETSLSINDNKIRKSFFQSMENAKKDLKKEHIDGAFAMLNCRRNENAAWFHNYKIPKACFLPMEFLHCLLSHDLAYKKEKVKGKKIFNDLFKDIVRGKVYPEKTWGEDVDVVYGITLGKKSNVWIGMEIHLKKKRITVYDCFQKESNNIDIPQVKKLAVLISDLLVESSGDEVDKVKMIPFEVEQAQGLPKTKHPFNCGIFLVKILECQSLKIGDMTKINDDNALELRRTLSCEIFNQFVDESFGK; translated from the exons ATGAATGAATCAGATGATGACACTCCTGCCCTTGATACTCAAGTATTCTCTCCTAATCTGACaaaagag AAAGAAACAAGTGAGTCACCTGCTGAGAGGCCATCCAATCCTAATCAAGATGGAAAACCAGATGATGAG attgtgaGAGAGAAATTAACAAGGGAGTCACCTGCTGCTCAGAGTCAAGTTTCGCAGAAAGAAACAGTGGAAATGAATGagacaccttcttctccaataGCTCCAAAGAGTATTGAAACTCCCGTTTATACTCCAAGTCAGACTCAGCAG ATTGAGAGAGAGCCATCGGATGACACGCCTGCCCTTGATAGTCAAGTTTTCACTCCTAATCTGACaaaagag AGGGAAACACAAACCTCTACTGATGAGACGCcacccaaaactaatcaagaagaaggaaaaacaaatgatgag ATTGTGATTGAGTCACCTGCTGCTCAGACTCAAGTTTTGCAAAAAGAAACACTGGAAATGAATGagacaccttcttctccaatatCTCCAAAGAGTATTGAGGCTCAAGTTTTTACTCCAATTCAGAAACAGCAG acgGTAACAGAGGGAACGTATGAGGCTACACAGCCATTGACTGAGATCATTTCAGCAAACAATAAAAAG GAGGATACACATGCTGTGCATCACACACCTTCCTCTCCATTGTCTTCACTAATTGCACTAGTtattgaagaaaataagaatgctttg AGTGAGACAGAAACTGCGACCCAATATTTTTCTCCAAGTGAGGGAGAGGAGACACAATCAAGCAGAAAGAATCAAGCAGAAGAAAATCTCAAGGATACTACAAAACATACAACTGAGCTAGTTTCCACAGATGTTTCGAAGACACAGCCTCTTACACAGCCTCTTACACAGCCTCTTACTCAGCAAACACAGCACCTTCAGACAAGTGAGGGAGAGCAATCCGATGAGACACCATCAGAGCAGAATCAAGCAGAAGAAAATCTCAAGGATACTACAGAACCTACTACTGAGCTAGTTTCCACAGAGCCTACTACTGAACCTACTACTGAGCATGTTTCGAAGATACCGCCTATTACTCAGAAAACAGAGCATCTTCAGACAAGTGCTATAGATTTTTCAGAAACAAACGAG GTTGAAGTAAGCAGGCTTCTAGCTCACTTTCAAATAGGCGCAGAGGTTGAGATTTTGTCTACTGATGACGAAATATGGTATCCAGGAAAGGTTGTTGATCTTAAACTGTGTGAAGGACTAGAGGAGCTGACAGTTGAGTACACGACACTCTTCGCAGACCAACATAGACTTCAGAAACTTCAGGATACTATCACGGCTGACAAAATACGTCCTGCAACACCAACTAGTGACCAAAAATCCTTTGAGATGATGGATAAGGTAGAAGTCTTTTACAACAATGGCTGGAGCAGCGGACAAATTAGCATGGTACTTGGTGATAACACATACTCGGTGTGTCTCTATACTTCTATGGAAACTATTCTATTCAAACATTCAGATTTGCGAATTCATAGAGAATGGAAAGATGGAGTCTGGAAGATGGCAGATAAG GTGAAGCCTGATAAGAAAAGGAAAGCTGCTGCCTCATCACAAAATTCAGGAATGgataatgttttcctaagaagGAGCGAGAGGGTGCCTAAACGATCTAGAGACACAAAAACTCCATTCAAGTCTGACAGAAATCCGGCTTTAACTGTAATACCTGAGATTATACCTGCAGTTGATCCGTTTTCAACTCCTGCGGAACATAAGCTTTCAAGGCTTCAAAATTGGATGACATTAAAGCCCGGCATGCATGAAAC GTCCCTATCAATCAATGATAATAAGATAAGGAAATCTTTCTTTCAAAGCATGGAAAATGCAAAAAAGGACCTTAAGAAAGAG cacatTGATGGAGCCTTTGCAATGCTAAATTGCAGAAGAAATGAGAATGCTGCTTGGTTCCACAACTACAAGATTCCAAAGGCGTGCTTCCTACCTATGGAGTTCTTGCATTGCTTGCTCTCTCATGATTTGGCttacaagaaagaaaaggtcaaaggtaaaaagattttcaacgatttatttaaagatattgtAAGAGGGAAGGTATATCCAGAGAAGACATGGGGAGAAGATGTTGATGTTGTGTATGGGATTACTCTTGGAAAAAAAAGCAATGTCTGGATTGGGATGGAAattcatttgaagaagaaaagaatcacaGTATATGATTGTTTTCAAAAGGAAAGCAACAACATTGATATTCCTCAAGTGAAAAAGTTGGCAG TGTTGATTTCTGATCTGCTGGTGGAATCTTCTGGTGATGAGGTAGATAAAGTGAAGATGATTCCATTTGAGGTTGAGCAGGCACAAGGTTTACCCAAGACAAAACATCCTTTCAACTGTGGGATATTTCTTGTCAAGATTCTGGAGTGCCAGTCATTGAAGATAGGAGACATGACAAAGATTAATGATGACAATGCATTGGAGCTAAGGAGAACCTTGTCTTGTGAGATCTTCAACCAATTTGTGGATGAGAGCTTTGGGAAATGA
- the LOC106451708 gene encoding uncharacterized protein LOC106451708 isoform X2 — MIEREPSDDTPALDSQVFTPNLTKERETQTSTDETPPKTNQEEGKTNDEIVIESPAAQTQVLQKETLEMNETPSSPISPKSIEAQVFTPIQKQQTVTEGTYEATQPLTEIISANNKKEDTHAVHHTPSSPLSSLIALVIEENKNALSETETATQYFSPSEGEETQSSRKNQAEENLKDTTKHTTELVSTDVSKTQPLTQPLTQPLTQQTQHLQTSEGEQSDETPSEQNQAEENLKDTTEPTTELVSTEPTTEPTTEHVSKIPPITQKTEHLQTSAIDFSETNEVEVSRLLAHFQIGAEVEILSTDDEIWYPGKVVDLKLCEGLEELTVEYTTLFADQHRLQKLQDTITADKIRPATPTSDQKSFEMMDKVEVFYNNGWSSGQISMVLGDNTYSVCLYTSMETILFKHSDLRIHREWKDGVWKMADKVKPDKKRKAAASSQNSGMDNVFLRRSERVPKRSRDTKTPFKSDRNPALTVIPEIIPAVDPFSTPAEHKLSRLQNWMTLKPGMHETSLSINDNKIRKSFFQSMENAKKDLKKEHIDGAFAMLNCRRNENAAWFHNYKIPKACFLPMEFLHCLLSHDLAYKKEKVKGKKIFNDLFKDIVRGKVYPEKTWGEDVDVVYGITLGKKSNVWIGMEIHLKKKRITVYDCFQKESNNIDIPQVKKLAVLISDLLVESSGDEVDKVKMIPFEVEQAQGLPKTKHPFNCGIFLVKILECQSLKIGDMTKINDDNALELRRTLSCEIFNQFVDESFGK, encoded by the exons atg ATTGAGAGAGAGCCATCGGATGACACGCCTGCCCTTGATAGTCAAGTTTTCACTCCTAATCTGACaaaagag AGGGAAACACAAACCTCTACTGATGAGACGCcacccaaaactaatcaagaagaaggaaaaacaaatgatgag ATTGTGATTGAGTCACCTGCTGCTCAGACTCAAGTTTTGCAAAAAGAAACACTGGAAATGAATGagacaccttcttctccaatatCTCCAAAGAGTATTGAGGCTCAAGTTTTTACTCCAATTCAGAAACAGCAG acgGTAACAGAGGGAACGTATGAGGCTACACAGCCATTGACTGAGATCATTTCAGCAAACAATAAAAAG GAGGATACACATGCTGTGCATCACACACCTTCCTCTCCATTGTCTTCACTAATTGCACTAGTtattgaagaaaataagaatgctttg AGTGAGACAGAAACTGCGACCCAATATTTTTCTCCAAGTGAGGGAGAGGAGACACAATCAAGCAGAAAGAATCAAGCAGAAGAAAATCTCAAGGATACTACAAAACATACAACTGAGCTAGTTTCCACAGATGTTTCGAAGACACAGCCTCTTACACAGCCTCTTACACAGCCTCTTACTCAGCAAACACAGCACCTTCAGACAAGTGAGGGAGAGCAATCCGATGAGACACCATCAGAGCAGAATCAAGCAGAAGAAAATCTCAAGGATACTACAGAACCTACTACTGAGCTAGTTTCCACAGAGCCTACTACTGAACCTACTACTGAGCATGTTTCGAAGATACCGCCTATTACTCAGAAAACAGAGCATCTTCAGACAAGTGCTATAGATTTTTCAGAAACAAACGAG GTTGAAGTAAGCAGGCTTCTAGCTCACTTTCAAATAGGCGCAGAGGTTGAGATTTTGTCTACTGATGACGAAATATGGTATCCAGGAAAGGTTGTTGATCTTAAACTGTGTGAAGGACTAGAGGAGCTGACAGTTGAGTACACGACACTCTTCGCAGACCAACATAGACTTCAGAAACTTCAGGATACTATCACGGCTGACAAAATACGTCCTGCAACACCAACTAGTGACCAAAAATCCTTTGAGATGATGGATAAGGTAGAAGTCTTTTACAACAATGGCTGGAGCAGCGGACAAATTAGCATGGTACTTGGTGATAACACATACTCGGTGTGTCTCTATACTTCTATGGAAACTATTCTATTCAAACATTCAGATTTGCGAATTCATAGAGAATGGAAAGATGGAGTCTGGAAGATGGCAGATAAG GTGAAGCCTGATAAGAAAAGGAAAGCTGCTGCCTCATCACAAAATTCAGGAATGgataatgttttcctaagaagGAGCGAGAGGGTGCCTAAACGATCTAGAGACACAAAAACTCCATTCAAGTCTGACAGAAATCCGGCTTTAACTGTAATACCTGAGATTATACCTGCAGTTGATCCGTTTTCAACTCCTGCGGAACATAAGCTTTCAAGGCTTCAAAATTGGATGACATTAAAGCCCGGCATGCATGAAAC GTCCCTATCAATCAATGATAATAAGATAAGGAAATCTTTCTTTCAAAGCATGGAAAATGCAAAAAAGGACCTTAAGAAAGAG cacatTGATGGAGCCTTTGCAATGCTAAATTGCAGAAGAAATGAGAATGCTGCTTGGTTCCACAACTACAAGATTCCAAAGGCGTGCTTCCTACCTATGGAGTTCTTGCATTGCTTGCTCTCTCATGATTTGGCttacaagaaagaaaaggtcaaaggtaaaaagattttcaacgatttatttaaagatattgtAAGAGGGAAGGTATATCCAGAGAAGACATGGGGAGAAGATGTTGATGTTGTGTATGGGATTACTCTTGGAAAAAAAAGCAATGTCTGGATTGGGATGGAAattcatttgaagaagaaaagaatcacaGTATATGATTGTTTTCAAAAGGAAAGCAACAACATTGATATTCCTCAAGTGAAAAAGTTGGCAG TGTTGATTTCTGATCTGCTGGTGGAATCTTCTGGTGATGAGGTAGATAAAGTGAAGATGATTCCATTTGAGGTTGAGCAGGCACAAGGTTTACCCAAGACAAAACATCCTTTCAACTGTGGGATATTTCTTGTCAAGATTCTGGAGTGCCAGTCATTGAAGATAGGAGACATGACAAAGATTAATGATGACAATGCATTGGAGCTAAGGAGAACCTTGTCTTGTGAGATCTTCAACCAATTTGTGGATGAGAGCTTTGGGAAATGA